One window from the genome of Streptomyces sp. NBC_00287 encodes:
- a CDS encoding nucleotidyltransferase family protein — protein sequence MTSQAETLRILALAHVAPRIPREEAVEEVLRDEQKALAVLRANQVLSFAADRLAGSGRAPEGSVILAAAEAKRKERAHLEDLWSQIGEAVAEAGIPVAGIKGRAAVALYDDPGVRDFSDIDLMAGSIDDALALVEVLRRRGFEWWGNELPWVKRDRHTGRIYGQVPLDLVRGTERYGVDLHFSGYSIRHSRFLPVDVTGSGLHRWTPMENLPLLVGNAAGDFLIRQKDVNDVTLLLERSDQDWTPALDRIRSVGLGPFWNAILAATTRTAALSPEAAERAAGLTLTGVGRETPPFAMPDPRRRVRGTVLDAYRSGGGLLPGIRLAAGAYRYYRRPLRLTAVQSCRHRAPAAAPIRHLRNDVCVRLVPMDMVRTLDSGTAPEDALQQRTSSVPGSVRMRELHWSGHSFAQLNDELFAPTVLYDICPVQRDVAAADAKE from the coding sequence ATGACCTCACAGGCCGAGACCCTCAGGATCCTCGCCCTGGCACATGTCGCTCCCCGCATCCCCCGTGAAGAAGCCGTCGAAGAGGTTCTGCGCGACGAGCAGAAGGCCCTCGCCGTCCTCCGCGCGAACCAGGTGCTCAGCTTTGCCGCCGACCGCCTGGCCGGTTCCGGCCGTGCGCCCGAGGGATCGGTGATCCTCGCCGCGGCCGAGGCCAAGCGCAAGGAGCGCGCACACCTCGAGGACCTGTGGTCGCAGATCGGCGAAGCCGTGGCCGAGGCCGGGATCCCGGTCGCCGGGATCAAGGGCCGGGCGGCCGTGGCGCTCTACGACGACCCGGGTGTGCGGGACTTCTCCGACATCGATCTCATGGCGGGAAGCATCGACGATGCGCTGGCCCTGGTGGAAGTGCTGCGCCGCCGCGGCTTCGAATGGTGGGGCAATGAACTTCCGTGGGTGAAACGGGACCGGCACACCGGGCGGATCTACGGCCAGGTGCCCCTGGACCTCGTCCGCGGCACCGAACGGTACGGCGTGGACCTCCACTTCTCCGGCTACTCCATCCGGCACTCCCGGTTCCTGCCCGTCGACGTGACGGGATCGGGGCTCCACCGATGGACGCCGATGGAGAATCTTCCGCTCCTGGTCGGCAACGCGGCCGGTGACTTCCTGATCCGGCAGAAGGACGTCAACGACGTCACCCTGCTGCTCGAGCGCTCCGACCAGGACTGGACACCGGCGCTCGATCGGATCCGGTCCGTCGGGCTCGGCCCGTTCTGGAACGCGATCCTGGCGGCGACCACCAGGACCGCCGCGCTCTCCCCGGAGGCCGCCGAGCGGGCGGCCGGTCTCACCCTCACCGGTGTGGGACGGGAGACTCCGCCCTTTGCGATGCCCGACCCACGCAGACGAGTCCGCGGAACCGTGCTGGACGCCTACCGCAGTGGCGGTGGACTGCTGCCCGGAATCCGCCTCGCGGCCGGCGCCTACCGCTACTACCGGCGTCCCCTTCGTCTGACGGCCGTGCAGTCGTGCCGGCACAGAGCCCCCGCGGCCGCGCCCATCCGGCATCTGCGCAACGACGTCTGCGTACGACTGGTGCCCATGGACATGGTGCGCACCCTGGACTCCGGCACCGCACCCGAGGATGCCCTCCAGCAGCGGACGTCGTCCGTGCCGGGGAGTGTGCGGATGCGTGAACTGCACTGGTCCGGGCACAGTTTCGCCCAGCTGAACGACGAGCTGTTCGCCCCCACCGTCCTCTATGACATCTGCCCCGTGCAGCGGGACGTGGCCGCCGCCGACGCGAAGGAATGA
- a CDS encoding alcohol dehydrogenase catalytic domain-containing protein, giving the protein MLAVEFLGPGKVGLVDVPDPVVEKPTDAVVRIVAAGVCGSDLWQYRGLEPLPAGARMGHEFIGVVASTGPEVRSVQPGDCVVSPFSYSDGECAACRDGLFVSCAEGGVWGDPGTPGGAQAEAIRVPFADATLVRLPVAGITDPDVRRFLPLADVLPTGHHAAHLAEVGAGTGVVVIGDGPVAAGACLAAQRLGAERVLVLGHHPARLAVSRAVGAETVAVRSPEEAVETVHGFFGGLADVSLECVGTQDAVDTALACVRDGGVLSYVGWPTAGVAIPLRSTFDRNISVRGGLAPARRYLPELLADVAAGVLDPSPLIDVELPLEAAGDAYSAMDRRDVLKVCLRP; this is encoded by the coding sequence ATGCTCGCCGTGGAGTTTCTGGGCCCCGGCAAGGTCGGGCTCGTGGACGTGCCCGATCCAGTGGTGGAGAAGCCCACCGACGCCGTGGTCCGCATCGTCGCAGCCGGGGTGTGCGGATCGGATCTGTGGCAGTACCGCGGTCTGGAACCGCTGCCCGCGGGCGCGCGCATGGGGCACGAGTTCATCGGGGTCGTCGCATCAACCGGCCCCGAGGTCCGGTCCGTACAGCCGGGCGACTGCGTCGTCTCCCCGTTCAGCTACAGCGACGGCGAGTGCGCCGCCTGCCGGGACGGACTCTTCGTCTCCTGTGCCGAGGGCGGCGTATGGGGCGATCCGGGGACACCAGGAGGCGCCCAGGCGGAGGCCATCAGGGTGCCCTTCGCCGATGCCACCCTGGTCCGCCTACCGGTCGCCGGGATCACCGACCCGGATGTCCGGCGCTTCCTGCCCCTGGCCGACGTGCTGCCCACCGGACACCATGCCGCGCACCTGGCGGAGGTCGGTGCCGGGACGGGAGTCGTGGTGATCGGCGACGGTCCGGTCGCGGCCGGCGCGTGTCTGGCGGCGCAACGGCTGGGAGCCGAACGGGTATTGGTGCTCGGGCATCATCCGGCCCGGCTGGCGGTGAGCCGAGCGGTCGGCGCGGAGACGGTGGCCGTCCGCAGTCCTGAGGAGGCGGTGGAGACGGTCCATGGCTTCTTCGGTGGCCTCGCGGACGTGAGCCTGGAATGCGTGGGCACGCAGGATGCGGTGGACACGGCCCTGGCCTGCGTCCGTGACGGGGGCGTGCTGAGCTATGTCGGCTGGCCGACGGCGGGAGTGGCCATACCGTTACGGTCGACCTTCGACCGCAACATCAGTGTGCGGGGCGGCCTGGCGCCCGCCCGCCGCTACCTTCCGGAGCTGCTCGCGGACGTCGCGGCGGGAGTCCTTGACCCCTCCCCCCTCATCGACGTGGAGCTGCCGCTGGAAGCGGCGGGCGATGCGTACTCCGCCATGGACCGGCGCGATGTCCTCAAAGTATGTCTGCGCCCGTGA
- a CDS encoding phosphotransferase, with protein MAEIILDALRAAIGAGQGSGLRRWYHPECTLECFANRRAEVIHGAPAVLAAWPRTVGPGGRLTAWSVTAAAGGYEVMTQRDTVRAGRLVPVRQLHQVHVRDDRILLHLVSPATPHEPPTLVDAPAAGLLPGTVAEFTHDGLSGAALFRARLPSGRPVVVKVVRPGRDWLAVASHDPGREGRLHTLGVYAALPPGLRAPVLSARQHDGVWTIVMEDISAELNAAPSHPAREILTAVAGMHTQFRGRPPRAELCSPADRLRVFSPLQRLLHWHGSDNFPAMTGRMWELFAERADPRLAHAVLQLVADPVALLASLARAAPDTLLHGDLRPPNLGRRGDTVLAIDWGLSAYGPADLDFVYYLYNTAWGDDAERDALEAEWLRMTDAPPHSPAYELSVIYHTVAGELGVLLATAANRPHGLPRPSEETVSWWIRRVRTAFDRMGHVL; from the coding sequence ATGGCTGAAATCATTCTCGACGCATTGCGCGCCGCGATTGGTGCAGGGCAGGGCTCCGGCCTGCGGCGGTGGTATCACCCGGAATGCACCCTCGAATGCTTCGCCAATCGCCGCGCCGAAGTGATCCACGGCGCCCCGGCCGTCCTGGCGGCCTGGCCCCGTACCGTAGGGCCGGGCGGACGGCTGACCGCGTGGTCGGTGACGGCCGCGGCCGGCGGCTACGAGGTGATGACCCAACGGGACACCGTCCGGGCCGGGAGACTCGTCCCGGTACGCCAACTGCATCAGGTGCATGTGCGGGACGACCGCATCCTGCTCCATCTCGTCTCGCCGGCGACACCGCACGAGCCGCCCACGCTGGTCGATGCCCCGGCGGCCGGCCTACTGCCCGGCACAGTCGCCGAGTTCACCCATGACGGGCTGTCGGGGGCGGCGCTCTTCCGGGCCAGGCTGCCCTCCGGACGTCCCGTCGTCGTCAAGGTCGTACGGCCGGGCCGGGACTGGCTGGCCGTGGCGAGCCACGACCCCGGCCGGGAGGGCCGACTGCACACCCTCGGGGTGTACGCGGCCCTGCCGCCGGGGCTGCGGGCGCCGGTGCTGTCCGCCCGGCAGCACGACGGCGTGTGGACGATCGTGATGGAGGACATCTCGGCGGAACTGAACGCCGCCCCCAGCCACCCCGCGCGGGAGATTCTGACGGCGGTCGCCGGTATGCACACACAGTTCCGTGGCCGACCGCCACGGGCGGAGTTGTGCTCCCCGGCGGACCGGCTGCGCGTCTTCTCACCGCTCCAGAGGCTGCTGCACTGGCACGGCAGCGACAACTTCCCCGCGATGACCGGCCGGATGTGGGAGCTGTTCGCCGAACGGGCCGATCCTCGACTGGCCCATGCCGTACTCCAGTTGGTCGCGGACCCCGTAGCGCTGCTGGCGAGTCTGGCGCGCGCGGCACCGGACACCCTGCTGCACGGCGACCTGAGGCCGCCGAACCTCGGCCGGCGCGGGGACACCGTACTCGCCATCGACTGGGGGCTGTCCGCATACGGCCCCGCCGACCTCGACTTCGTGTACTACCTGTACAACACCGCTTGGGGCGACGACGCCGAGCGGGACGCGCTCGAAGCGGAATGGCTGCGCATGACCGACGCACCGCCCCACAGCCCGGCGTACGAACTGTCGGTCATCTACCACACGGTGGCGGGTGAACTCGGTGTGCTCCTGGCCACCGCCGCGAACCGGCCGCACGGGCTGCCCCGCCCCTCCGAGGAGACGGTGTCCTGGTGGATACGACGGGTGCGCACGGCTTTCGACCGGATGGGCCACGTGTTGTAG
- a CDS encoding response regulator transcription factor: protein MSSKYVCARERLESGMVSLGANMLEVAVCSDSELFRAGILQYINSQPGGAVLAESGSNLFKLVEALKPAAVVVDGHTHFGQLAEFVGTAQGGGAPAPPMVVVGLPTAIDTAVTLLGGPVHGLLPADCRPPEFHAALRAAVSGDYYLSAKVFSPLLAKLSDVTLVPQNGAGLTGRESEILGKLAEGRSSADIAAILSLSKRTVGFHISNILAKLGASSRAQAVAYAYQSGLLRPPTGLGKP from the coding sequence ATGTCCTCAAAGTATGTCTGCGCCCGTGAGCGGCTTGAATCGGGAATGGTGTCGCTGGGGGCCAACATGCTCGAAGTTGCTGTCTGTTCGGACAGTGAGTTGTTCAGGGCGGGAATTCTGCAGTACATCAACTCCCAACCGGGCGGGGCTGTTCTGGCGGAGTCCGGGTCGAACTTGTTCAAGCTGGTGGAGGCGCTGAAACCGGCCGCGGTGGTGGTCGACGGCCATACACACTTCGGGCAGCTCGCCGAATTCGTCGGCACTGCGCAGGGCGGCGGCGCACCGGCTCCGCCGATGGTTGTCGTAGGCCTGCCGACCGCGATCGACACCGCCGTCACCCTGCTCGGCGGGCCGGTGCACGGGTTGTTGCCCGCTGATTGCCGTCCGCCGGAATTCCATGCCGCGCTCCGGGCGGCGGTCAGCGGGGACTACTATCTGTCGGCAAAAGTCTTCAGTCCGCTGCTGGCAAAGCTGAGCGATGTGACCCTGGTACCGCAGAACGGCGCCGGGCTCACCGGCCGCGAATCGGAGATACTGGGAAAGCTGGCCGAGGGCAGGTCCAGTGCGGATATCGCGGCGATTCTCAGTCTCAGCAAGCGCACCGTCGGCTTTCACATCTCCAACATCCTCGCCAAACTCGGTGCGAGCAGCCGGGCCCAAGCGGTCGCATACGCCTATCAGAGCGGGCTGCTCAGGCCTCCGACCGGGCTGGGCAAGCCGTGA